The Maylandia zebra isolate NMK-2024a linkage group LG14, Mzebra_GT3a, whole genome shotgun sequence genome includes the window CTACTGGCGGGCGGAGTCTTTTACTCGCTTCGGACAGGTATCAGCCCAGTGTCCCCTTTTCCCACACACGAAGCACTCACCCGTGCGCTGTCTTCTCCTCCGATGGGAAGCACCGAACCAAGCCCGGCCCAGCTGCATCGGCTGTTCCTCATCCTCCGCTgggtcttcttcttcctctcgcCAGTGAGAAGGAAGCAACCCGGTAGGCGCATCGGCGCCTCCTGCCAGCCGTCGTTCTTCATCTGCCCGTCTCCCAAACTCTCTCATATGATTATCCAGTTGAATGCACATATTAATCAAAGTGCTAAGGGGTTTAGGTAGCTCTTTCGTAGCTAACTCATGTTTGAGTTCTTCGTTTAGGCAGTTCAGGAAGGCTCCCCGGAGTGCGTTTTCTGCCCAGCCCGTCTCCTCGGCCAGGATCCAAAAGTCAATGGAGAAATCCGCGACACTCTTATGTCCCTGCTTTAGGGTAAACAAACGATTAGCAGCGCCATCTGCATCCGTTCCTTTATCAAACACACAGAGGAACTTGGTCAGAAAATCCTGGTAGGAGATATTCGGTTGAACATTCAAAACGGCTTGTGCCCATTGCAGCGCCCGGCCAGTCATCAGTTCCACCATAAGCGTGATCTTCGCACAATCTGAGCCGTAAGCCTGTGTCTGTTGTCTGAAAATCAATGAACACTGCATCAGAAAGCCTCGACTCTTTGTTATATCTCCATCAAACTTCTCCGGAACCGGTAATGTATGTTCTCGCctaggtggaggtggtggaggcGAAGGGGGTAGTGGGCAAGCTGCAGCCACACTTACTGATGGAGTGGGTTGTGGATTTTTAGCTGAGGTGCCGGGCGCGGTGAGTAACATACCTTGAATGTTTGCAAGCACCTGTCGCATCGCTGTTTGTTCCGTCATGATGTGTTTCATCATGCTCTCATGGCGGTCCAAAACTTCGCCCTGAACGGAGAGCTCTCGTTGAACTGGGTTTGAGTCCGCTGAGTCCATGGCTGGCTGGAGTATTCTGTCACGGTTGTTAAAGAGTGGACTCAGGCGCGGAGCTCAGAAATAAtgacagtgcatttatttacagtgcagcaaGGTGACAACAGTTCAAATGTGCAACAATGGTGATAGTGCGTCCCTCCTTCCGTGTAAGCCCGTGCGTGGTAGTGAGTGCCCGTCTCTCCTCCAAGTGCTTCCTTAGTGTCCGTAAATCCTCCGTCAATCCctgggtgcacacacacacacacgacagcAGAATGAGTACGAAGATCAGACAGCACTTCAATAACGTTAGCGACTCGAAAACACTACCAGGCTTAGTGCAATACTCCAGCGCTGTCTGTCGCTCAGCCACACCATTAAGTAGCCCTGCTGAAGATAGTAGTTGATTGGCAGCAGCTGGTGGATTGACTGCAGGTGTGGCAGCTCCGGGCGACAGCACTTCCGGGTCGGAGGTAGCCTGTTGCTAGGTTACCTCCTAACACATCTCAGCGGAGCCGGAGGGGAAGACAGGGCGATAGGagagacacatacacacgcacacagatatacacacactGGCAGGTCGACCGGTCAGGGCGCCGTCAGATCCTGACAAATAAACGATCAATATTTGTATCGATCCACCCCCCTATATTTTTCAGAGGGAGAAATCGCACTAATAATGTAGAAGTCTTCCTGGGTAGATGCTAGGTGGAACGGAAATGCTAGGTGAGGTCAGACGCTGGAGACTTGGGGGAATAAAGATTAAACAGACACTTTTTGAAGCTTAAAACACACCAGAAAATTGACAGACAACAACACATGTCTGCATAATAATGtccaacaccctggaggacaacaAGGAGAATTTGGATGCTCTGAAGGAATACACTGACTGGTGCTTCGACGCTACAGTCAGAAAGAAGGCCCAGAGTTTCTCTTCCCCAGCCAAGAACGAGATGCTGTCTTCCAAGAGAAGTCATGGACCAGACGACCAGATAGCCAGGAGGAGCTGGTCGTCTGTTCGGGGTCCAGGCTGATGGGCTGCTCTGTTGTTGTGGGGCCGGGCAGTCTGCTTGTCtccagggtttaaatacactgtggTGAATTCTACATCCATGAATTCCAGATTGAAAAAGAAATCATGTCATACTCTTGGAAGAAGAGGCCAGTTGAGTCCAGGGCCCTGACAGCTCAGCTTAGGTTATTTGAGCTTCATACTGTGAATCAATCTCAGTATGCTGCTGCTACAAAACTGGTCTGACAGGTAGGATATTGGTGCACTGGACACGCCCGTCTCTGTGAAGCAAAGAAGGAAGGATTTACATGGGCGGTATTACGATGGGAGGGGGAAGATAGGCCTACCTACCTATTGCTTGGTTTAAGTTGAGTGGGAAACACAGTTGAGTAAAAAGCAGAGGAGACGAAAGGAAGGAGAACAAACGTGCTTAATGTTTCACCACCATGCTCCAGACTGTGTAAACCTGCACTGAAaaagctccacccacctgctctcACCTCCACTCTACACACTTTGCTTTCCTGAGTCCAATGGATAAACATGACCCGGTAGGTTCTGATTCTTGCTGGCGTGTATTCACTCAATAGTCAAACTTCCCACTTAATTACTGTTCACCTGAATGATGGCTGTGTTTTCTGCTTCAGTTTGCATTGTTTTGAATTTAGAGAACTGTGTTGCTTGTGAGTATATGTTGCATTCTTCAGAAGGCTGAAGAATGTTGTTCAGTAAAGAGATTACAGAGCGAAAGATTTGACTTCACTTTCCTTCAGGTGTTATAGAGGCTTTCTGTCTTGGCTTATATAGTCTATATGGGCAATTATTTGTATTCTTTATTCAATTTTAGACTGTGTAATATAGAGATATGGTATAGATGCACGAACACATAAACAAATCCCTGTGTCTGTGAAATTGTGTATATTCCTGATGTGATGATGGAGGAAATAATGTTATTAAACTTCACATTTTCATTGTACTAACTCTTGtctttttagataaaataaagagAGAGATACCTGTAATTGCACCTTTCTGCATTTCATTGTATGTTCTGGATGTTGTGTTTGAATCTAGAATTATTAATTTTGCCCATACAAGGCTGGCAGATTAAAAAAGGGGGACAGTTTTAGTTTACCATTTTATATCAGATTATGTTGTAGCTTACCCTCAACTGTGctaacagaagaaaatggatggatggattttgtaATTTTAGATGTCATGGTTTGTGTGAGTGATGCTGTCCTTTGTGTTGCATAGATCCTCTAATTTTTCCACcttttatttataataatagCTTGAGAGCAAACTGTGAAATATGACCGTGTGCACTATGCTGAGAAATATGACTATACCTCCACCTAATTCTGCTAAGGCATTTGATTACAATAAAGTAAGGTTTATGCTGCCTAtaggtctttaaaaaaaaaaaactatacatCTTTGTTGGTGAGTAATGCTTGCCTTCACAGTTTCACACTTTTACTGAACTTAACTTGAAACAGGTTTAATAGCAAATCTAAATTTTGAGAACTATATGCTCGTCTCCCCAGTTTATGGAAGTGTGATCACATTGATATTAGAAAAAGGTCTCAACAGCTGAGGAAAGGCAATGGTCAAGCCCAAAATTTAGACTGCATAAAGGAAAGTATTTCTTTAAGGGTTATTTACCAGTGACCCTACCCTAATAGCACATCTTATTTTTTCTCAATTTCTTGGTGCGGTTCATACACAAACTGCAAACTGCTCATAGCAGCAGTTTCAGGATTGAAATCACTTACAACGTgacaaaaactgtttaaataatgtatgtatgtatgtgaaaacaaacaaatgtttctCTTTCATGCTATAAGAATGTCAGGAGGTCAAATGACTCATCAGAAACTTGTTTTTTCACATTGTAtgactttctacagaggcttaGTTGATAATGGAAACAGGTGATTAAGGCATGCTGTGTTCAAACAGGTACAGCCACAGAGCATTTAGCATTTGCAAACGTTGATATCACCAGCTGCGTTCCCACATGTCGCATAAAGAGCACAGTACTAAAATTAGCACACGTTTTAATTGCTGTACAAAAATACTTTTGCTTAGTTTAGCTGAAAATAGTTTCACATGTAAGTTAGTGACATGTTGGTTGGTAGATTTTGTTACCTTTAGACACAACCAGGCACCAGTAGAAGGTTTGCCTCATTAGACTGAtctacaaaatatatttttatttgctAGTAGGAAATTCCAGGTCTTTATCCATTGTTTTACAGTGATTTCAGATATGTAATCAAATTAAAGCTTGCGTGTCAGGTTTGTGACATACACATCACTCATGTTTTGATACTGCTGAACATCAATATATCAACACAATGTTTGGAATTGTAGCTATTTTCTGCCAAgactgttttaatttgtttcctaGAGATATGTTAAAGCAAATCTCTGTTAATTTAGCTCTTGGTTTTTCACTTGTACAGCATATCTGTTTGTCTTTTTAGGGACCAAGAGTTGATATtggctttttattttgataaaatCCATGAGCCATGCTCCAGCAATGAGCATGGGAAAATCTTAGTAGTTCACACACTTTCAGTGTGTTATCCACAAGCTCAGCAAAACTTTTTCCTCTGTGACTGCTAAGAAAATTCTGCACAACCTAGTTGAGCTGGGTTCAGTTTCATTCGGAACCAATCATCAAACATCCGTTCGCAGATTTCAGGACCAGCAAAAATGCTTTCCTtaactttgtttttacttttcttgAGACCAAACTTATTTCTTAAATGCTGAAACATCATCGAAGTTGGCGAGTACTTGGAACATAATTTTCCAGTTTGGTGTCAGCCAGTAAAATCTGCTAAAATACAGGTGAAAGAGTCTCAGAAGGAAAATGCTTGttgaccagtgttgttattctTATTAGATTAATTTCCGGTGAAATTAATCTAATAAATTAATCAGACCATTTGTcattaaaacaagaaaacatgaaTATTGAAGAAATCAGCAGAAAACTTGGTTTAAAACCAAAGATCATGCTGTTATTGATGAAGAAAATAACAAAtcaaattcacatttttctgCCCAAATTTGATTTAGCACAGTGGACATAATTTATAAGACTTTAAGTACTTTGTAACCATATAACTAGGTAAAGATTGACTCTATCTGCATACCTGGTGTGAACACATGAGGATGaatcttttttaacttgtttgctCTAAAACAAAATTGCAGTCTATAACCAGTGCAGTCttctaataaataaatgtatcttAATTTTAAAGCTTAATTAAGATTCAACATTATTTATGACCGAATTcaattgaaaaaaataatattttaaataacaaagaaaaaagggtTTTCTTCAACCAACAGATTCAGATTTATCCCTGACAAAAAATAGACAAACATCTTTTAAAGCGAAACAATGGGCAATGAACACCATGCTATGTTACACAAGTGCTACACCTATGGCAATTATAGTCCATTGTGCACACTCACAGGGTTTTTTACTGCTCCTGACTGGGTAGCAGAATCACCTGAATCACCTAGCCAGTAAGAGAAAACATACCTAAAATGCCATTGCACACTATTTCAAGGAAATGGTGCATGTGACACTGAAACACTAGCAGCACAGGCCAAATTCCTTTCAGAATAAACACAGCATGTGTTGGTGCAGTGATTCTCAAAGTGTGGGATGGGGGCCAGGGGTGATCATTGTTAATAATTGATAAAAATGGGGAGGTATGGCCCACAGACTAACTTTATCATcttaggaaaaaagaaaacgagACACCGGGTCAGTGTTAGGGTGCTGGATTGCTGGATTGTTCCGTAGTAGAAAGGCAATCAGAGAGATATTGTTATATGCAGTGATTCCAGTCAATGACACCCTAAGGTTGACAAATGCTTACTGGAACTTTTTTGTTGACCAAAAACAATACCACACcctcttaaaacaaacaaaaagaaaaaatgcattaGAAAGTGTTGCAACATCCTTGTTTTGCCCAGATTAACCTCCAACACTTTTGGGAGAACTTATTAAAGTAACACTTGCTAACAACGAAGTGATACCAAAACCAGTTATTTGGTAGATACAGTAGGGAAACGCACTACGGCTGACAGCTGCTTAGACACCATTCTTTTACTAAGGTGGCTATCTAACTAGTCAGTAGTCTGTGCCATGAGTCACTCCCAATGAACACATGGTAGACCTTTAACCCATGTGGATTAAAGTATTTGAGCCACTTATTCCTCTAAGAAAAACCCAGCGAACAAACTTGTTCTTAGGTGCATTTTTCCCACTATCATTTTGCACCAACTTGTCCCATGCAAGTCTCCAAATATGGATTAAGACCTTTGTTTGAAATTCTTGATATGGCTACTAGCAGAGACGATATCACTGAGAAATGAGGAACATACTCCTAAATCTGATCTGTTAGACACTGTTGCCAGGATACATCACTTCTTTCTTTGTGCCTATAAGGTTGTTGAGCTGGTGTAGACTTGATAACAGTGTTTGGATATCATGGAGGACAATAGGTTACATGCAGACTCTTGACAACCACAAATGTGCAGAGTCTTAACAACAAGAAACACATATGGATGATTTACCATTTTAGCTCATGTATGTCTAATTGTATATATTATACCTAATATATATGCCTTAGAACATGACTTAGTACTGGAAAAATCCTTGTTGGCAAGCACAGGGGTCACCAGGTTTTTACTTATCTCAGGAAGGCCCACTTTGGCCCACTTCTCTTTACAGAATCAAATCCTTTAgttttcttggctgctgcttgGCAATTTGAAACTTCAGCTCtctccacagattttctatatgAGTGAGTTCTGGCTATGCCCCTGCATGACCTTGACCATGGTCTTGCAcatggtggtggtcagagtcAGGTTTCTAGCTAGGCTGTAGAGGACCAAATACTAATTTCCCTCATTGACATGCAAAACAATTAATAACTTTGATTTAATTTGGTTGAAATTCAGAACGTTCAGGTTCTccccattaaaataaaactactcTCAAGATGAGCAAACatagaaagcaaacaaacaacatcTTGTGCCCAAGGAGTGATTACATAATATTGGACATAGACTTCACATGACATTGTTTGTTATTCCAGTTAGAGATTTTATCTTTGAAATCTTGCAGAGTATTTGTTTTGCCCtcattgtttttgtctttttctcttaGGGCACCCCCCCTCCTCCCTACTACTCTGTTGCTGTCCACACACAGCCACCCCTCAGGTCTTATGAAGAGGTGGTGTATGGCTTCGGTCCAGGGATGATGCCCCCAACCCAGCCACGTTACATCCCTCGGTATCCATCATCTGTGGCTGTTCCCCAAGTCTCACAGCCCATCACAAGTGAGTTATACCCGCTCCTCCCATATTTTCTAGGAATAAAATCCACGTATTGCAAAtgtacaaacaaaataaatgctgAGTCAGAGTCGCTCCAACGATCATTAATATGTGTGTCACTATATGcttttgttctgactgtgtttagttccaaagaagaaaaagggatGCTGTGAGAGCAAGAAAAGGTGCATTGGTGTGTCGGTGTCAGTCCTACTGTTGCTTGCTCTGCTGGGGGTGGCCATTTGGCTTGGAGGTATACTTTGATCACTGAACAGTGTCATCAAAACTTGTGAACTAAGTTATTTGAACCTGTTGTATCTGCATGTGAATCTCAGTTACTTACAGTATTTTTGTGCCCTTGTGGTCCTAAGAGTGTAAGAATTTATCTATTTTCATTTGCTCATTTTTGTGTATGTTGGTATTTAAAAACAGTATGAAGCATAAACTCAGTTATTAAATGTCATTACCAGTATATAACACATTATTTTGcaactataaataaaaatggaatgGAATTATATGAATTTTTTTACTTCCACAGAGATTTGTTGGCACTGACAAAATGTTTTCTCTGTGTGGTCCGTTGCATGCGGTGCTCACTTTGAAAATCATTTATGTTAACTGGAGTACGTATAAATAGTTGCTGATATTTATTAAGTGAGATGGAAAGTCAGTTTTAAGATGCATATTACTgttcttattttatttcattattttgtttgtgtgaagGATAACAATAATGGCACACTCTACCTCTACTTACTTTAAAATCATTACTACATACTCTCCAACCACAGTTGTGTACGGCACCAGGAGAGCAACATCAGCGATCCACTACGATGAGCATGATGGGAGCAATGATGAGAAAACCCAAAGTGCAGTTTTGCCAAAGGACAACTGCCCAAACAATACTGTAATTTGTGATGGAAAAGAGGACTGCCAACATGGCACTGACGAAGCATACTGTGGTAAATCAGCACACTCATAAAGAAAGAAGATGAAGTAGGAttggaaaataacaataataatctaTGGAAGGAATATGTATCAATATATGTAAGAATTCTTAGGGGATCCAACTTAAATCTGAATCATGTATAATTGTATTGGCTTTATTCATATTATACACTCTATGTAATGCCTAACAACAAGGTAAATATATTAGAAGAATGCACAAGAACGGTCTTGgcaaattaaacattttctgcaaaatgaAAGCTAAAATTGCCTAATAGTCACATGTGCACATAATGGACTTAGGAGATTTAAGGTGTATTCTTTTTGTTATCCCTTCTTGTTATTACTTCTCCAGTGAGGTTTGGTGAGGGAAACAGTCTGCAGGTCAGAACAGCCACAGATGGCCGCTTCCTACCAGTGTGTAACCAAGGGTGGGATGACAATGAAGCCAAGCAGATCTGCAAGCGGCAAGGATTCAGAAAGTATGATCACCACTTTACCCTGCCTATTATTGTCATAGCTCACCTAAAATGTATTGAACATCATGTATAAAAAAGTTTAAAGATAGCTGGGTGCTGGTATAGTTCAGTAGAACAGGCAACCCAGACCATTGCAGAGGCCTGGGTTTGCATACACCCTGAGGCCCTTTACTAGCTGTCTTCTCTCTAGTGCCCTATAtaaataaaggctaaaaagTTTAAAGGCAGCTGAGAAAAAATTTGGATCAAAGGTAATCTTCATAATATATCTTACCATTATCTATCATCATTTAGACCTAGCACGGGCTTCATGAATGAGTGATTTAGCTTGTCATTTGGAAGGGTCGATTTCAACAACAGCCCTTAAACACGTGGGCTTCAAACCCCAACCTGTAATTACCCACAGAGGTTCATGAAACATCACCTgatctgctgctgtgtttaGGGTTGAATTGATTCTCCACAGGAATGACT containing:
- the LOC143412466 gene encoding uncharacterized protein LOC143412466 isoform X2, translated to MDSADSNPVQRELSVQGEVLDRHESMMKHIMTEQTAMRQVLANIQGMLLTAPGTSAKNPQPTPSVSVAAACPLPPSPPPPPPRREHTLPVPEKFDGDITKSRGFLMQCSLIFRQQTQAYGSDCAKITLMVELMTGRALQWAQAVLNVQPNISYQDFLTKFLCVFDKGTDADGAANRLFTLKQGHKSVADFSIDFWILAEETGWAENALRGAFLNCLNEELKHELATKELPKPLSTLINMCIQLDNHMREFGRRADEERRLAGGADAPTGLLPSHWREEEEDPAEDEEQPMQLGRAWFGASHRRRRQRTDDILVFSRSPAEHVEHVRLVLQRLLENRLFVKAEKCEFHVPTVSFLGFVVEQGRLRADPGKVKAVVEWPVPKNRRELQKFLGFANFYRRFIRNFGWIALPLTALTSPMLLFQWSLDAQRAFGQLKALFSSAPVLVQADLELPFFVEVDASDSGVGAVLSQRVAGMASLAGGEQVSSGGVDRPQKFGVPPGCEAP
- the LOC143412466 gene encoding uncharacterized protein LOC143412466 isoform X1 → MDSADSNPVQRELSVQGEVLDRHESMMKHIMTEQTAMRQVLANIQGMLLTAPGTSAKNPQPTPSVSVAAACPLPPSPPPPPPRREHTLPVPEKFDGDITKSRGFLMQCSLIFRQQTQAYGSDCAKITLMVELMTGRALQWAQAVLNVQPNISYQDFLTKFLCVFDKGTDADGAANRLFTLKQGHKSVADFSIDFWILAEETGWAENALRGAFLNCLNEELKHELATKELPKPLSTLINMCIQLDNHMREFGRRADEERRLAGGADAPTGLLPSHWREEEEDPAEDEEQPMQLGRAWFGASHRRRRQRTDDILVFSRSPAEHVEHVRLVLQRLLENRLFVKAEKCEFHVPTVSFLGFVVEQGRLRADPGKVKAVVEWPVPKNRRELQKFLGFANFYRRFIRNFGWIALPLTALTSPMLLFQWSLDAQRAFGQLKALFSSAPVLVQADLELPFFVEVDASDSGVGAVLSQRVAGKMHPCAFFSRTQSGIMMLVTGSFSLLKWPWRNGVTGWRGASIQWWCGQTTEIWRTSRLRSALTPDRPVYA